In the genome of Planctomycetota bacterium, the window TTTGAGAAATTATTGAATAAAGCGCCTCCCCTGCCAAACCAGTTTATTTTGGTGGTATTCGAAAACCTGGGGGAATGCTATTACCAGAAAAACGACCTGCAAAAGGCAAAAGATACATGGTGGCGCATGGTTGATACCCAGGAACCACAACTCATGTATTTCCAACAGCTTATAAACGTGCTGGAAAACCATGACCTGACCGAAGAAATAATAAAAGCATACCAACTTGCTTTTAAATCGTTTCCGGATGACAGCGATTTTAAGATAGAATTGGCAAAAACGCACTACCGGCAACAGGATTATAAAACGGCTCTCGAAACATTACTAACCGCCTATCAGGGAACGGCGCCGCACCTGGAAATAATCTTTGAAACTTTTATGAACACCATGCTTTTTAATGATCAGACCGGCACTATTGCAAAAGATTTACTGGAAAAGCACGTATCCGAAAACCAAAACAGCATTTTCCCGAAGCTTCTTTTGGCCAATACCATGGAAAACCAAGGCAAAAAAGATAAAGCGCTGGAAATACTAAACGGGCTTTTAGATGGAAACAACGAATTCTCAGAATTTGAATACCGCAAAACCGGCTTGTTGCTCTACCGGCTTAAAAGTTACGACACGGCAATTTCCCTTTATAATAAAATGCTTTCTTTTTACCAGAATAAAAACAACGACTGCACCGAGGTTTACGAAGCTTTAGGGCAATGTTATTACGCAAAAGGGGATGCTGCAAACGCCCAAAAAACCTGGTTAAAGATAACGGCTGAAAATAAGGCACAGGATTTAGCGGCCTGCCTTTCCCAGGGCAGAATATTCCTGGCACATAAAATGTTCCCTGATGCCCAGCAATCATACGAAACCGCCCTTAAATTAACAAAGGAGCCGGAACAGCTGCGCGGAATTTATTATTGTTTGGTAAAAACATCATTGGCCGGTAAAAACATTGATGAGGCGATTAAATATTTCTGTGCGGCCAAAGAAACGGCGGTTAAAGATGCAGATTATGATATCATGGGTGATTACCTGATTGATATGTCATTGCCGGACCCCGTAACAACCGCTAATGACCGTGACAAACTGATTGACGGAATAATGACGAAAATCGAACAGGATGTAAACAAACTTAAAGAAAAAGATAAAGCTAACATTTTATTATTACTTTCACGCTTCTATCAAGCCCAGGAGAAAACAAAAGAATCTGCCGAATCAATCAAAGAAGCCATCAAGCTGCTTCCCGATAATAAAGACATCCGTTACAGATTGGGATTCATTTATTATTATTCCGGTGCTTTTGACGATGCAGAAAAAACCTACCGGGAGCTGGGCGAAAAAGAACCTTCTAACCCGCTTCCCTTATACCTTTTAGGGGAAACATATAAACAGAAAAACCAGAAACAAAAATCAGCCGATATTATCAATAAAGCGCAAAATATAAGCAGCTCTTACCCGGAAAGCGACCACTTAAACTGGGGCAGCTATCTTAAGCAAATAGGCTTTAATGAAACCGCCCTCTATGAATTAAACCAGATAATACAAATGCCGCCGCAAAACAGCATTAACGACGCCAACGCCTATGAACTGTTAGGGAACCTGATGCTAAAGGATAATAATTTCGAACAGGCTTTGAAATATATCCTGAAAGAACGAAAGATTATCTCTGACAGAAATATCATCCTGATGTATGATATGGATAGATTTTTCAGCAAAGGCTATCACACGCTTTCCCAATACCAGAAAACGGATTTTATCAATTCCTATATTGAATACCTGAAAGGAAAATCTTATTATCAGTCCAATAAAACAGC includes:
- a CDS encoding tetratricopeptide repeat protein, whose translation is MKIKNILLILVLITGLFINGKNTARAENTAELKRIQKLIELLGDEDWETRENATNDLINIGDGALEPVKGILTHPDPEVRLRAKLIFKTIKWGVSPELRNKIGNVMNDFEEGTTEVKQQIINQLIQYGVSAAPIYFKILLYESDETVKQQVYSLLYTYLNDAEFLKKLLSASTDSSDYWINRLMGDSFQRTADYTEAIKYYEKAFKVKPADTNLVPILDSAYSQGKQWEKGIALYENLIKQGNKQASYYIRLGVMYHKAANKDKAKSIFDDILSTQKATADDILSISRFYEAQGNLAEAVEFYKKGAGTFPEDINLLNGLTMCYMMQEDYDSAIPAFEKLLNKAPPLPNQFILVVFENLGECYYQKNDLQKAKDTWWRMVDTQEPQLMYFQQLINVLENHDLTEEIIKAYQLAFKSFPDDSDFKIELAKTHYRQQDYKTALETLLTAYQGTAPHLEIIFETFMNTMLFNDQTGTIAKDLLEKHVSENQNSIFPKLLLANTMENQGKKDKALEILNGLLDGNNEFSEFEYRKTGLLLYRLKSYDTAISLYNKMLSFYQNKNNDCTEVYEALGQCYYAKGDAANAQKTWLKITAENKAQDLAACLSQGRIFLAHKMFPDAQQSYETALKLTKEPEQLRGIYYCLVKTSLAGKNIDEAIKYFCAAKETAVKDADYDIMGDYLIDMSLPDPVTTANDRDKLIDGIMTKIEQDVNKLKEKDKANILLLLSRFYQAQEKTKESAESIKEAIKLLPDNKDIRYRLGFIYYYSGAFDDAEKTYRELGEKEPSNPLPLYLLGETYKQKNQKQKSADIINKAQNISSSYPESDHLNWGSYLKQIGFNETALYELNQIIQMPPQNSINDANAYELLGNLMLKDNNFEQALKYILKERKIISDRNIILMYDMDRFFSKGYHTLSQYQKTDFINSYIEYLKGKSYYQSNKTAEGKKCLENALEIHPGNFAVVNGLIELAEQNKFPAQELKKLSAGVIKYNEIQLEQNPSDSYHYYALAETYRLFTDKTDEALDLINKALLLEPGVLDYYYTLAEIYLKKNDVKSAGKIARTLLNLRPNQETYRKLTEKTKDK